The sequence GGCCTGCGCCGCCAGCGCTTCCTCGGTGAATCCGGGCAGGAAGGCGGCGAGATCGTCGAACAGCGCGTCGATGCGGGCGATGCGTGCGCCCGGCTCATAATCGTTCAGCAGCGCGTCATAGGGCGAGAGGCCGAGAATCGCGCCCTTGGCGGCGCCGGCCTCGCGCTGCAGCCGCAGCACCTCGGCGAGATAGGGCAGCAGAGCGGGGAAGTCGGACTCGGCGCGCGCCTGCCGCCACGCCATTTCGCAGGCGGAAATCGCCTTGCTGGAGGCTTCCACGAGATCGGCGGGGAGGGCGATCTGCGCGGTGAAGACGCGGCGCATCTCGCGCAGATTGGCCCGCTCCCAGTCACCCAGCGTGTCGTCGCCGGCGGCGGCCTCCAGCCAGTCGCCGAGGCGCGGGTCCACCGCCATGTCGTGCTGGAGCACGCGCAGCAGCGCCAGGCTTTCCGCCCGGCTGGCGGCGGCGCCTTTGGGCATCATCGTGTCACTGTCCCATTGCAGGATGCCGACGGCGTTGGACATCGCGCTGATGCGGCCGAAATGGGCGGCGAGGGAGGCGTAGGCGGACATGGAAGCTCTCCGGCGGGTGGCGGCGCGGGCCGCTCTGCCTCCCGTTCTAGCCGAGGGTTTCGCCCGGCGGAACCGGTGTGCCGGGTTCGGCCATGGCGGCCTCGCGGACGATGTCCGCCATCCGCTCGAAGGAGGCAGCGAGCGGATTGGTCCGGCGCCAGACCATGCCGATGGTGCGGGTGGGGCGGGGCGTCGCCAGCCGGGCGACCGCGACGGCGGCGGAGCGCGTTTCAATGCCCACGGCCATTTGCGGAATCAGCGTGACACCGATGCCGGCGCCGACCATCTGCACCAGCGTGGTCAGCGAACTGCCCTCCATCAGGTCGCGCGGCAGCTGCGAGGAAAGATTGCAGAAGGAAAGCGCCTGTTCGCGGAAGCAATGGCCTTCCTGCAGCAGCAGCAGGCGCATGGTGCGCAATGTCTCGGAATTCGGCACCGGCAGTGCCGCCTCGCTTGCGGGGCGCACAAGGACGAACTCCTCCTCGAACAGCGCATGTTCGCTCAGCGAGGGCTCGGAGACGGGCAGGGCGACGAGGGCGGTGTCGAGCCGCCCGTCGATGAGATCGTCGACGAGGCGCTGCGTCACCGCTTCGCGCGGGCGCAGGTCGAGGCCGGGAAAGCGCTCGCCCAGAAGCTGCATCACGGCGGGCAGCAGATAGGGTGCGATGGTGGGGATGACGCCGATGCGCACCCGTCCGGCCAGCGGGCTGTGCGAGGCGCGGGCGAGATCGCCCAGTTCCTCGACCGCCCGGAGGATATTGCGCGCGCGGGCGGCGAAATCCTCGCCGAGCCGGGTGAGCCGGATCTGGCGCGGGCCGCGCTCCACCAGCGGCGCGCCGAGAATTTCCTCCAGCTCCTTCACCTGCAGCGACAGCGCCGGCTGCGAGATGGCGCAGGCCTCCGCCGCCCGGCCGAAATGGCCGTGCTGGGCCAGCGCCTCGAAATAGCGCAGATGCCGCATGGAAATGTCGGTCATAAGCTCAGATTATCGTGGCAATTAGAAAATGCAAATTTTCATTATCCCGCGCCTACGATAAGACCTCTTCCAATTCCAAACGCCTGCCCGGCGCGCCTCGCGTGCCCGGGCGCGCGCCGGGCGAAGCTCGCCGCCGGCCTCTTCTCACGATCGGAGACTGCAATGGACGACATCACGAACAGGCCGGCCGGCAAGTGCCCGGTGATGCATGGCGCGATCACCGAAACCGGCACGTCGAACATGGATTGGTGGCCCAAGGCGCTCAATCTCGACATTCTCAGCCAGCACGACACCAAGACCAACCCGCTCGGCGAGCACTTCAATTACCGCGAGCAGGTGAAGACGCTCGATTTCGACGCGCTGAAGGCCGATATGCGCGCGCTGATGACCGACAGCCAGGAATGGTGGCCGGCGGACTGGGGCCATTATGGCGGGCTGATGATCCGCATGTCGTGGCACGCGGCCGGCTCCTACCGCCTCGCGGACGGGCGCGGTGGCGGCGGCACAGGCGACCAGCGCTTCGCCCCGCTCAATTCCTGGCCGGACAATGTGAGCCTCGACAAGGCCCGCCGCCTGCTGTGGCCGATCAAGAAGAAGTACGGCAACAAGGTGAGCTGGGCCGACCTGATCGTCCTCGCCGGCACCATTGCCTATGAGACCATGGGGCTGAAGACCTTCGGCTTCGGCTTCGGCCGCGCCGATGTGTGGCATCCCTCCAAGGACACTTATTGGGGTTCCGAGCGCGAGTGGCTGGCGCCGAGCGACAACCGCTACACCGATGTGAACGACCCCTCGACGATGGAGAACCCGCTCGCCGCCGTGCAGATGGGCCTCATCTACGTCAACCCGGAAGGCGTGAACGGCAAGCCCGACCCGCTGAAGACCGCGGCGCAGGTGCGCGAGACCTTCGCCCGCATGGCGATGAACGACGAAGAGACCGCCGCGCTCACCGCCGGTGGCCACACGGTCGGCAAGACCCATGGCAATGGCGACGCCAAGGCGCTCGGCCCCAACCCGGAAGCCGCCGCGCTGGAAGACCAGGGCATGGGCTGGTCCAACCCGAACCAGAACGGCCTCGCCAGCCGCGCCGTGACCTCCGGCCTCGAAGGCGCGTGGACGACGCACCCGACGAAGTTCGACATGGGCTTCTTCGAGATGCTGTTCGGCCATGAATGGGAGTTGCGCAAGAGCCCGGCCGGCGCCTGGCAGTGGGAACCGATCGACATCAAGGAAGAGGACAAGCCGGTCGATGCCAGCGACCCCTCGATCCGCCACAACCCGATGATGACCGACGCCGACATGGCGATGAAGGTCGACCCGATCTACAACGCGATCTGCCAGAAGTTCATGGCCGATCCCGAATATTTCAAGGACACCTTCGCCCGCGCCTGGTTCAAGCTGACCCATCGCGACATGGGCCCGAAGGCCCGCTATATCGGCCCGGACGTGCCGGCCGAAGACCTGATCTGGCAGGACCCGGTTCCCGTCGGCCCCACCGACTATGACGTGACGGCGGTGAAGGCGAAGATCATCAATGCCGGCCTCACCATCAGCGAACTGGTGAGCACCGCCTGGGACAGCGCCCGCACCTATCGCGGTTCCGACATGCGCGGCGGCGCCAATGGCGCGCGCATCCGCCTCGCCCCGCAGAAGGACTGGGAAGGCAATGAGCCCGCCCGCCTCGCCAAGGTGCTCGGTGTGCTGGAAGGCATCGCGGCCGAGACCGGCGCCAGCCTCGCCGACGTGATCGTGCTCGGCGGCAATGTCGGCATCGAGCTGGCGGCTAAGGCGGCCGGCCACGATGTCACCGTGCCGTTCGCACCGGGCCGGGGCGACGCCACCGACGCCCAGACCGACGCCGCCTCCTTCAGCGTGCTGGAGCCGCTGCATGACGGCTACCGCAACTGGCTGAAGAAGGACTATGTCGTCACCCCCGAGGAAATGCTGCTCGACCGCACCCAGCTGATGGGCCTCACCGCGCCGGAAATGACCGTGCTGGTCGGCGGCCTGCGCGTGCTCGGCACCAATCATGGCGGCAGCAAGCATGGCGTGTTCACCGCCCGCGAAGGCGCGCTGACCAACGACTTCTTCGTCAACCTCACCGACATGGCCTACAAGTGGGCCCCGGTCGGCAACGGCATCTATGAGCTGCGCGACCGCAAGACCGGCGCGGCGAAGTGGACCGCCACCCGTGTCGATCTGGTCTTCGGCTCGAACTCGATCCTGCGCGCCTATGCCGAGGTCTATGCCCAGGACGACGCGCAGGAGAAGTTCCTCAGCGACTTCGTCGCCGCCTGGACCAAGGTGATGAACGCCGACCGCTTCGACCTGGTGAAGTGATCGCCTGACGGCTTGCCTCTCCGCCCTGTGGCGGGGAGGGGCGGCTCCTGCAAGGCCCGTTGCGCCCGGCGCGACGGGCCTTTACTTTTGCCGCGCCGACAGCGCCGCGCGCCGTTCGGCCCGGGGGAACGCGCATGACCGACCGCCGTCCCGACCGCCATCCCGATCCCGTTCTCATCGCCGGCGCCGGCCCGGTCGGGCTGGTGATGGCGCTGGAACTGGCGCGCTATGGCATCCCGGTGCGGATCGTCGACCCGATGACCGCGCGCGCCACCACCTCCCGCGCCGTGGCGATCTGGCCGCGCACGCTGGAACTGCTGGACCGCGCCGGCGGCGGCCTTTCCGCCGAGCTCATCGCCGGCGGCAACAAGGTGATCGCGGCGCATATGCTGGCCGATGGCAAGACCCTCGCCCGCGTGCCGCTCGCCGAGATTGAATCGCCCTATCCCTTCGTGCTGATGCTGCCGCAGAGCGAGACCGAGCGCATTCTGCTGCATCATCTGGAGGCGCGCGGCGTGCGGCCGGAACTGGCCACGGCGCTGGCGGACTTCACCCCGGACGAGGACGGCGTCACCGCCACGCTCCGCCGCGCCGATGGGCGGGAGGAGACCGCCCATTTTTCCGCGCTCATCGGCTGCGACGGCGCCCATAGCCCGGTGCGCCACCGGCTTGGCCTCGCCTTTGCCGGCGAGACGCTGGGCAGCGACTGGGCGCAGGGCGACTTTCATCTCACCGGCATGCCGTTCCCGGTCGACGAATTCGCCACCTGCCTGCACCGTGACGGGCCGGCGGTGCTGTTCCCGCTGGCGCCCGGGCGCTACCGCGTCATCATCGGCCTCGGCCCGAACCCTGCGCCGACGGCGCCGCCACCTCCTGATATGGCCGGCTTTCAGGCGCTGCTCGACCGGCGCGGGCCCGGCGGCATCACTTTGACCGAGCCGCTGTGGACGACGTCCTTCCGCATCAATGAGCGGCAGGTGGAGAGCTACCGGGTAGGGCGCGTCTTCCTCGCCGGCGATGCCGCCCATGTGCACAGCCCTGCCGGCGGGCAGGGCATGAACACCGGCATGCAGGACGCGGTGAACCTTGCCTGGAAACTCGCTCTGGTGCTGCGCGGCCTCGCGACCTCGCCGCTGCTGCTCGACAGCTACGACCCGGAACGGCGGGCGGTGGGGGCGGAGGTGATCGCCACCTCCGGCCGGCTGATCCGGCTCAGCACACTGAGCAATCCGGTGGCGCGGCAGCTGCGCAACATCGTCATGCCCTTCGTGCTTGGCCTCGCACCGGTGCGGCACGCCCTCGCTGGCGAGCTCACCGAGACCGCGATCCACTACGCCGACAGCCCGCTCAACGGCGCTTCCTGGGGCGCGGGCCCGCGCGCCGGCGAACGCCTGCCGCCGCTGCCGGGTGAGCCGCCCTATGGCGCGGGCG comes from Ancylobacter polymorphus and encodes:
- a CDS encoding hydrogen peroxide-inducible genes activator produces the protein MTDISMRHLRYFEALAQHGHFGRAAEACAISQPALSLQVKELEEILGAPLVERGPRQIRLTRLGEDFAARARNILRAVEELGDLARASHSPLAGRVRIGVIPTIAPYLLPAVMQLLGERFPGLDLRPREAVTQRLVDDLIDGRLDTALVALPVSEPSLSEHALFEEEFVLVRPASEAALPVPNSETLRTMRLLLLQEGHCFREQALSFCNLSSQLPRDLMEGSSLTTLVQMVGAGIGVTLIPQMAVGIETRSAAVAVARLATPRPTRTIGMVWRRTNPLAASFERMADIVREAAMAEPGTPVPPGETLG
- the katG gene encoding catalase/peroxidase HPI, whose amino-acid sequence is MDDITNRPAGKCPVMHGAITETGTSNMDWWPKALNLDILSQHDTKTNPLGEHFNYREQVKTLDFDALKADMRALMTDSQEWWPADWGHYGGLMIRMSWHAAGSYRLADGRGGGGTGDQRFAPLNSWPDNVSLDKARRLLWPIKKKYGNKVSWADLIVLAGTIAYETMGLKTFGFGFGRADVWHPSKDTYWGSEREWLAPSDNRYTDVNDPSTMENPLAAVQMGLIYVNPEGVNGKPDPLKTAAQVRETFARMAMNDEETAALTAGGHTVGKTHGNGDAKALGPNPEAAALEDQGMGWSNPNQNGLASRAVTSGLEGAWTTHPTKFDMGFFEMLFGHEWELRKSPAGAWQWEPIDIKEEDKPVDASDPSIRHNPMMTDADMAMKVDPIYNAICQKFMADPEYFKDTFARAWFKLTHRDMGPKARYIGPDVPAEDLIWQDPVPVGPTDYDVTAVKAKIINAGLTISELVSTAWDSARTYRGSDMRGGANGARIRLAPQKDWEGNEPARLAKVLGVLEGIAAETGASLADVIVLGGNVGIELAAKAAGHDVTVPFAPGRGDATDAQTDAASFSVLEPLHDGYRNWLKKDYVVTPEEMLLDRTQLMGLTAPEMTVLVGGLRVLGTNHGGSKHGVFTAREGALTNDFFVNLTDMAYKWAPVGNGIYELRDRKTGAAKWTATRVDLVFGSNSILRAYAEVYAQDDAQEKFLSDFVAAWTKVMNADRFDLVK
- a CDS encoding FAD-dependent monooxygenase produces the protein MTDRRPDRHPDPVLIAGAGPVGLVMALELARYGIPVRIVDPMTARATTSRAVAIWPRTLELLDRAGGGLSAELIAGGNKVIAAHMLADGKTLARVPLAEIESPYPFVLMLPQSETERILLHHLEARGVRPELATALADFTPDEDGVTATLRRADGREETAHFSALIGCDGAHSPVRHRLGLAFAGETLGSDWAQGDFHLTGMPFPVDEFATCLHRDGPAVLFPLAPGRYRVIIGLGPNPAPTAPPPPDMAGFQALLDRRGPGGITLTEPLWTTSFRINERQVESYRVGRVFLAGDAAHVHSPAGGQGMNTGMQDAVNLAWKLALVLRGLATSPLLLDSYDPERRAVGAEVIATSGRLIRLSTLSNPVARQLRNIVMPFVLGLAPVRHALAGELTETAIHYADSPLNGASWGAGPRAGERLPPLPGEPPYGAGDTPRFTLRLGDGVTPPPDDLPMALLDTVMRTNPVPGGIELVRPDGYLALAVAEGEWEPVLDYVRRLGPEAN